In Glycine max cultivar Williams 82 chromosome 15, Glycine_max_v4.0, whole genome shotgun sequence, the DNA window TGCTTGGGCCAATTTCGTGTATCAAATTGAATATGCTAGCATGTCGGTGTAAGGCAGCAACGTGAATTATACTACGACCCATCGTATTCaattcccaaatcaaatccgGATAAGTGCTCATAATCACAGATAGAAACTCGAAATTGCCTTCTTCTGCGGCAATAAATGTTACTTGGGATGGTTCTCTTATTGCATCCATCATCTCAGAGTCATCAAGGGTAAGAAATATATCCCAGATGCGTCTTGTAAGTTTAAGGACCGGAGGGTCCTTCATGTTCTTGCCTACGGCACACAACATATATCACCGATTAGTTGTCTCATGAAAAagtattcaacaaaaaaaaaaaccacaaaaaagttgtctcatgaaaaagttaaaattgttGAATTTTGTAATACTTATTCAAAGGTAATAATTAGCAGTTGAACTGAGGGTGTGATGAAGGTGTGATGAAGCATACTTGATTTTTTAGTGTATGCTTGAGAGATTTTCAATAAAGCAATAAATGTTAAAGAATATAACTACCAAcacaataaacaataaatattaacaatactttttctacttttttttactttttaatgatTGAGTGAAATTTATCCTATATTTTGGTAAGTCTCACTTCTAATCGGAAAAGATAATCGTTAAATAAAAGTTGAGGCCAactaaaattagtaatttttaataaattttaatcaattatagaaaaaatattaaaaaaaatgctagagAGAATATTGCTAGCATTTCTCCAtgtgaaaattataaaacagagtAACAGATTGAAAAGAGTCATGATTTCCTAAAAGAAGTGATTATATGCACTTACACAAATGAAGGAGGTGTTTTGGATATCGTAGTGGACTTCGGCAACCACAATTCAAAGGCTTTCGAGCCAAAACATGCAAAGCTGTCTCGTAGTTATCACCCCGGGCAAAAGCTAGCGATTCCCTCTGATTTAGCATTTCCAGGGCAAGCTCTGCAAGAAGATCCAAATCATGTGGACTAAAAACTCTGATGACAGCATGATTAATGAAAGTGTTCACCCATGTTCAGTTCTACCAAGATTACACTGCCTAATTTATGTGTACTTAGTGATATATTTGTGGTTCACACTCATCAGTAAAGGGAAGGATGCAGCCGTTTCaagaatgaaattaaaagtattcTTCTGAAGTCATTAATCAAACATTAAACCATTTGGACTTTCACCAGCAACTGGGgtattaagtttcttttcttgtttaaaatcTTGCCTTGAATTCACTTTTGATTCCTACTATCATTAGAAATGATTTGACATTAACATgctaatatgataaatgatatgacaattaacatttatattaaCGTGACACTAACCGTGTGTTGTACATAAATAGAAAAACACTAACATGCAACGGCAACACATTATTAGTGTAACATAAATATTAGACTATCATATTAGCATGTAGATATGCCATCATGAATATGAAAATTACTCAATTTGAAAGACATGAGAACCAaatgtttaataaatattttaggagactaaaattacatattcaTAAAACTatatggaaaaataaaagaagtgaaTTTAGATGGAAGACCACAAAACTGAGAGAAGGTTGAAAACTTAAACAAAATGTTTGGTTATTAATATGCTTACCATAGAGCCCAGAGTTTACACAAATGAGGAACAGTGTAATCCAATCATCATCATAGAGTATTTCTCTAGTTTTATCAAACAGATACCGAGTCATTTCACTCCGTCCTTGTAACACAGCCAAGTGAAGAGGAGTGACTCCTTCTCCACCCCTTATAGTTGGCAACGATTCATTCTTTATGCGCATGATTTCAGCAATGTGCACGTTCCCAACAGCTGCAGCAAAGCAGAATGCAGTGTTTCCCTTGTCATCTAGCAGTTCTAAGTCTTCGCGTGAAAGTAGTTTCACCAACTCCTCTACAAAGCATTCATGGTTTGCTCCGACTGCAATGTGGAGCACTGTTGCCCACCCCTTTGTTATGGCAGACTTGAGTAGCGTGGGGTCTTGGTCTAGTATTTTCTTGGCCTCTTTCCAGTCTCCTTTTAGTGCTGCTTTGTGAAGTGGAACACATTGGGTGAGGTACCTGTGCCTGGCTTCCTCTGCAACAAGTCAATTGAAGTGTTATTCCCTATATATACATATGAAGTTTTCAGAGATTAATGCGATTGATGCATGCATCCCCACAggggattataattaatgataGTATTACTAGTTTTATGTGTAGATTAACCGTCTGAGAGATGAAAAAGGTTTTCGGAGTGTCACGTTGAGTGGAATGAGAAGCTTAACATGGTGCTTAAACCATCAGACTCTCCCACTTAATAGATTAGTCGTTcagatttaattcttttattgtgCTTAAGTCATAAAAATTGGTACTTAAATTAAGAAATGACTCTTGAAAGAGGTAGCAATGTTTAAAGGAAGTTTAGTTTAGTGGTTGAATAATCTGcgagttattgtaaatttcttGGAATCTTGGTACCTAAGTTTGATTCCTAAAGATAAAAACAAGTTTACAAGTTCCACATTGAAGCTTAGTATGATATTTTAGTCATGATGAGGCACTCTTAATGAACTAGTGTTTTAGGTTGGACTGTCTTCTCAGCTTAAGTCACTTTTTCAGTGCTTCAGATTATGTATTCTTCTATTGAAATCATGACATGTGACATTTATTTACTGTTCTTTAAACTTATAGAGAACTAAATGATGTTTCAAAAAGAGGAAAGTAGACCTTGATCTATAATGACCTACAATTTTGGTGCTTCAGTGTATGGGAAGACAGCCAGTAACATTAGTAGGAGATATTGTATATCATAAAAGTGAGGTGGTTTTgtaatgattttgaattttgattgacCACGTATTactgaaattattattatggtaAGTTACGCAGAAGACCCtacttttattttccatttttttataaaaaaaagaatccacattttatgaaaagataatTGGTAGGGCTTTAAGAAGGGACAGAGAGCTTACGAGTGGACacaagatgaaggagaggcCTCCTAAACTGAGCTGAAGCAGCCCTCTGAAACATTTGTTGGAAAGATGTTGAATGTGTTAAGGCCATTTCTCTGCAAAGACAACATACAATACAATATTACATCTTTTCAGTAATTAGTTAAGCACTTGAATATGCTTGGCATGACAATCTTCTAAGTCATAAACTACTTTTTAGGGCTTACCTAAAATCAGAGAAAAAAATGCATTTGCTTTGACTTTTGAGTGCCTACAGAAATAGAGTCTTATAATAACTGAAAAGTgatataatttcattaattgatcttattttttatttaatgaatttttattttaatttataatttttaataaatttcagctaataataaagtatattaaaaaataatgtgtaaCACTGTCAAGGAAAAAAAAGCATACGAACATAATTTGATAGCTAAATCAGAAATACCTGTAAACTTGGTAACTTTTTTCCCCCTTGTTTTGCTACAATATTCTCTTGCTTTTGGGAGGGGGAGGGgctcaagaaacaaaaataacctTCAGATTTCCACTACGAGTCTATGACCCAGATCTCTAAAGAcaataaatcaaataaagttAGGTTGGAgcagatttaattaattaaggaatATATTGGGATTCCTAGACAGATAAGCACTCACACAAGTgattaacaacaacaaacgAAATAAGTTGGACACTGGTGGTAATGTATCATACGATATACTATACTATATCCATATACttaaatgcttatcatttgaaaacTGGAAAATTTATGGTCTAATTATTGGTCTTCTGCACGCCACAAGTTTGCGCACACCTATTCTGGATAATGTTTCTGCCTCTGCGAATATAAGAAACTCATTATTCAATactttaaagaaaatgaaactaaacaATAATTGGTGAAGAGACAAAATAGTAAAGactgaaaaagatgaaaaataaagatttctcagctgttttttgttattttatttagaacTCTTTGTTTTGGaacataatttgtaaaaaaaaaattttaaaaaaaaactaagagaaCAAACATGGCTTTAGTTTTTGCATACCATGCCGTGTCTTCAAAATTGCAACAGATGAGTTAAATCCAAAAGAATACTGAAAGATCACTGTGCaggaaaaacatgttttttttttaattattttcctgCATACTTTCTTCTACTATCTGAAATATAAGCTTTTTCTTCATAATAACATACTTGAAAACTATCCTGTCTATTGTTCTATATTGCTCCATGGTTGAACACCAGAACAATTAGGGATATTTCGAgagatgaataaataaatacccAGAACATATAATCGGCATTTAGCAACAAATTCTttgaacaaaagagaaaatattaactACTATAAAGACCAGAGCTATTTGGTCAAGGTAGCTCCAACAAACAAGAACTACAGTAATATAAAGGAAGAGAAGTGAGGGACAAAGAGCAATAgataagaaagagaaagagaaggaagtTATGTTACcttaaaagaaaagttgagaAACTTTCCCCTTTTGCAGCGTGATTGGTTTTGCTTGCTTCCACAATGCCAAATTCATCTGCAGAGGGCACAGTACTGAAGTGAAGTGTTTTGGTTCGTTTAGAACAGTCCAAATGAAATAGGTGAATGCATAAATTGATGGaacaccttttttttatatgattggCTGCCAGACTGTTAGACAAgtcaatgataaataaattaaataaagtagTCTAGTATATCTATGAAATATTACAAaccaagaaaataagaaagcaaAAGTatgattttcatgatttttcaattaaaattacatcttgattttctaaataaatcacTTAAGGCTTAGATGAATTAgtacataattttaaataaatcactTAAGCGGTTTAAATAGTGGCTTTTAACTATTCAAACTACTAtctgaattattttaagaatgaaaaataaaataaaaaacataatttataaaaattaaaataaaaaaaaaattacaagaaaaaaacaaaaaaaatattaaattataaaaactaaaaatatattaaattacaagAACCTGCTGGCCGCGAAGCCAACAACTCCATAGAGAAGCACTAAGATCCAGaggattttaagtttttatttttattttgtgtgtgaATATGATattaaacatccacaactttttAACTGTGAAGAGAAGAGAACaactatatacaaaaaaaatgttttggatGTTCTCCTCTCCGTCTCCACCTAGacggataaggcgttgttgttgttgttctccTTACACAACAATTTGGTATTAATATTAacaatttctattttaaaatacaagttctaaatatattaaatataatttatgctgaagcaattaatattatgttaaatatggcaatgcttaattttatttagataaataagATGTTATGTTAAAAGAATTGGATGATAATTGATGTAattccaaaaataatttaatttattttgtcacatgttttatttttaattgtttagtttttttaaataatttattttgctcAAATCCTTTAAGTAACATGAATGTTATTAGTTTAGTTAATTATtcacataaatttaataatttttatttaatcataaaattatattatttaaacttCAAGTCTCTttgtataaaaagaataaataatataattttttaatgaatatgtgattgtaaaaaaaatagtaaatcagCTTTTTTAATGAATGATTCGAGTATTAAGAAACAGTAacgttaacaaaaaaaatgacgtTAACAAAATCTTTAGTATATCAATGACTAAGTAAAAATCAGTCAAGAACGGTAGGCGCATAATTACGTTgacttgatttttaattttttatctgagCTAATTTATTGTACTTTTTTCTAAGTTAACCTATTATACATAAGAGTATCagtttatttatagaaaaagagaGTATCAGATTAGATTTTAATAGAATgtgtaaatattagaaaatcCTTTTACATGGTTACTAATCAGTGGTCTggtcataaaaatttataaatttttgatagaatgtgtaaatatttttaatccttttaataGAATGTGtctgaaaaatttataaatttttaaaataattatcataaaaattacatcaataataatttttagttgattgataataaaatatttttttacaagctgtagataaaaattaaactcaaatgaaacttatattaaaagaataaatattaaagGTCTATTTGGTTAAGTAACTTAATTAAGTAGTTGTTGAATAGTATTTACTTAAgtatagttattttataataaaagagaaaataaggttaaattatttttatatagaagttataatttgttttcaatattatcttataaaaataaggTAAAGAATAGTTTATAAACACATAGTAAgctatttttataaattcaacTTTATCCTTtgttcaactttttcttttgaataacaatcaaataaaggattattttaaatatatttaaataattaaatgatcaTTTTAAACCTTTTAGATAAAATGAGATAgcagaataaattttttaaaagataaatgattatttcaaactttttaaataagataaaaagaccaaaataaaatttttaaaagataaataattaaacaaaataaattaagatacaaaacCAAAATGATTATTTAGTATAACAACGTACGGATCGGGTACCAGTTTTTGTACGCTATAAGTGTAGATTAGACCTTTAGTCATCTAATGAAAATAATCCAAAGTTGGGGTTCAGGCTTGGATGATTCAATTGTCTCTTCTTTTATCATTAAAGCTTGACACTATATTACTCTCAAACAGCTTGGAACAATCAAATTGCACTTCTATACCAATTAATCCATCATGAAACAATTAATAATGGGAAGGCATGTTcccatgttaaatttttacaTGTTATTATCAAGTGAAAATTCTATGTTCACGTCTCTATTATAATTAAGAAGTGGGGTCAAGGAACTTCAATGTACATAAAGTGAGCGTTTATAAAGAAAACGGTATAGTCCCACTACAAATTTGTACCCCCACCATCAGACATTAGAGATGCAGCAGCTGCAGCAGCAGTAGGAACAACACCGGTTGAAATGCCTGGTTTGGACAGGTGGAGAAGCCTGGGAAATTCACACCAAACAGTTACATATGTCAATGATAAATGTGAAGGAACATTGCAAAAACATGATAATTTTTCTGCAAACTCAAAGGGTTGCTAATCTGATCCACCTAAATTGATAACCGTATAACTAATTCTAATATGATGGTAAGACCTTAGACAATCATAACTGAGCAATATCAAACAAGCATGACAAAGTTATTAAATCTATGACCTGTTGGCCGAATATGGATGAAGTTAACAATATAGTAAACCTGCCAGTTACTAGCAGCTGCAGCATCACCTTCTAGGTGAGTAAAATATTTGCACTTGGTATAGAAAAATGTGCAattgagaaagcaaaaagatTCTTACGGTGCAAGGTATTCACAAAAGGATGACACAGCAGAAGCAACTTCAGCGTAGGTTTCAGCAGTTGCAGGTGCTGTTACTTCAACCATTTGTATACCAGGTGTTACTGGCACGGCCTCATCAGTTGCATGCAGCTTCAGCATTTTATTGATTGATGAAACTGTTACAGTGATTTGTGCACCCCTGTGGAAATTGAAGGAAAATCCCACCCTCAGCAGCTCATGGTCTAACTTGTACCCCAGTGTATAAAACATGCGAAGTGCATTCTTGCTTGTTTTGCTTTCCACCATTGACCTAACGAGAACAGAAATTTGCTCTGCACCTGCTCCCCTCATTGCACCACCTACATGTTTAACAGTCCTGAACAACCCATCAAGCACAACTTAAATTCGTATATGATTATGGACATAAGTTCTGACAAGTTTTTGACAGTGAAGTTGCATGGTTTACCAGGAAGGTTCAGCTTGCTCTAGGTCACACAAGAGTCGAACCTCTGAGGCTACAGTGCCTAGAAATAAAGACCATTAAATCATATGATTAATTGGAGAAAGGTCAAGATATGATACACTCAAGAAAACTGGACATATACACTAACTAATTCAAAAAGTAGACAGAAATGTTGAGGACCTCAGGGAATCATTAAGGAATCAAAAACATTTCATCTCCATCTTAAGATGCAATACAGAATAAACCTCATCTTGGACAAGcataaatttcttcaaaacaaCTCCATGACATGTAATACTGAAAGCCAATACAAAAGAGCATCATGGGTCAAAAAAGGAGCACGAAGCATGCCATTTAGATACTAGTCCACTACAAATGCTTAAGGGTGCACTTGATGCTCATTGAAGAACAGCACAGCTCAAGAAGCCAAGTCACATAAAATTGTTTTGCTTTGTCTGCTGTTTGGTGGTTAATATATAGCACAGCCACAAGCAGTTCTAGAAATGGAGTAAGAGTTCACATTGGGTACAAGCCCGATTGGGGCATTGTGCTTGCTGGCTTAACTAAATTGggggtattttaaatttttttggaaatttgtATTGTCTAGTCCTTCATTTGTTAGCAAATCAAATGCATTCTAAATGAAAATGCCACTGCATATACTGAAACAAACATTCAACAGAGAGTACACATTATCTGCAAACaacattcaaaaaaatattttctttaattttaccGTGGCCAGAAGCTAAGCATATACGTCATTCTGGACTACTCATTTCAGGCTTCCAAAGAATCCTGGGTATTTCCGCATAATTTGAAGCAATTTTCCAAAATTTCATTTGGAGACTTAGGAGGGGGGGAATTGGGTAAGGCTCTGGGGAGAAGCACTCTTTTTCTGCCTTGGTGGAGTAGGGTGAAGGATGGTGCTCTTTTTCTCTATTCTCAATACTGTTATTATCATATGCACTCTCAGATTCTCAGGGGCTTGCTTATATATCAGAATTGAAGGCTTTGTTGTATCAATGTCTGTTTCCCTGCTTCCTAATGTAAGTTATTTCATATTCATACTTGTCTTTCCCAGTAGAATGATATTCTTTTCCTCTTCCTTAGTAATACAATTACTTTCATAGCAGCAAAGACAAATggaaatatattgaaataaaacACTCACCCAGATGTGGACCACTCTTGAGGCATATTTCATGGATCCTCAATCGTTCTCTCTGAACACCACATAGTCCTTGAAGAAGAATCTCCAAGGCCTCAACATGCTgcaaaagataacaaaatattaacaGCCAAAGTTGTCTCACAGCCAGAAACATGAAAGATTCCTTCTGAAAAAATGTAATACTAACATAACATACTAACAAAACATCTTAAGACATTTGTATGCCTTTTATTTGAGAAAGAGGTCCATTCAGGTGGCTACTCAATCTTTAACTAGAGCATTAAGCTACCTATCATTGGTAGAATTCAAATACGAAATGCAAGTAATACACAAGCAATCACAGTCAGCGTTCTTAAAACAAGACGGGGGAAATGGAGATTATGGCATTAACATGAAACAAGATGATTTATAATAGCTGCATCCCAAATCTAAAATTTCTAACCTCAAGAGACAATGGCTATGCCAGGTCAATTTAATTCCACAACATCTCCCATATATCTTCAAAGAAAAAGCAATTgccaatttataataattcaacgAAAATATAAACTCACCTGAGTCTCTATAATTCCCTGAACCACACATTCCATATCCACTATGCTCAGCTGCATTACACACGAGATGCATGTATTATTTATGCAATCTAACACTTTTGATAAATCCATCCAATATTTATACAGATAAACACAGATAAATCCATCCAATATTTATACAGAAAATTCTACACAATATTCAaagataaagtaaaataacTTAAGAATTGAGACAAAACCCGTGTTAACTTGTAGTTGCAGCTCTTGACTAAAGTTATTAGTGAAGTCAATTGAAGGATCAATGTTCGAATCTATCATACAAAGTGTTAGACATTACTATCAGTAAATAACAGCgctaaatatttaacaaatcaAAAACACAAACCCTAGATTACAGTAGAGAGATATGAATAGATGAGAGGGACGAACAGGGCGAACgcgagagggagtgagcgggaaCGTGACGAGCGGACGCGAACGCTTTCCAGGAGAATCTCGGATCCAGATCCTCTccaattgaaaataattggaggATCTCCGATTAATAAATTTTCAGCCATTAGATTAAATTGAAGGCATAGATTTGGCCACGTTTCCAATGAAGAGAGAGAATTACAATGGAAAAGGTGAAGAAGAAGGGGCATCAAATTATAGTGGGGAAAACGCGGACAGTTGGCATAAGGGAAGGCGCGTT includes these proteins:
- the LOC100814409 gene encoding uncharacterized protein, producing the protein MALTHSTSFQQMFQRAASAQFRRPLLHLVSTQEARHRYLTQCVPLHKAALKGDWKEAKKILDQDPTLLKSAITKGWATVLHIAVGANHECFVEELVKLLSREDLELLDDKGNTAFCFAAAVGNVHIAEIMRIKNESLPTIRGGEGVTPLHLAVLQGRSEMTRYLFDKTREILYDDDWITLFLICVNSGLYELALEMLNQRESLAFARGDNYETALHVLARKPLNCGCRSPLRYPKHLLHLCKNMKDPPVLKLTRRIWDIFLTLDDSEMMDAIREPSQVTFIAAEEGNFEFLSVIMSTYPDLIWELNTMGRSIIHVAALHRHASIFNLIHEIGPSKDFVLTFLDDEGSTLLHSVAVIAPTDRLNVVSGAAFQMMLELTWFEEVKKIMLPSFVEMPNYEGIIPRELFTNQHEDLLKKGESWMKRTASSCMVVSTLIATGVFSAAFSVPGGIDDKLGSPNYLKKPLFTVFALSDALALTLSTTSTLIFLSILISRYAEEDFLRSLPFKLIFGLVSLFFSIISMMVAFSSTFFIAYYHAKTWVPITIAVFVCFPIFLFICLQFRLWHDIMYLHYICGSLFRPRKQMIH
- the LOC100500095 gene encoding mediator of RNA polymerase II transcription subunit 18-like isoform X2, yielding MECVVQGIIETQHVEALEILLQGLCGVQRERLRIHEICLKSGPHLGTVASEVRLLCDLEQAEPSWTVKHVGGAMRGAGAEQISVLVRSMVESKTSKNALRMFYTLGYKLDHELLRVGFSFNFHRGAQITVTVSSINKMLKLHATDEAVPVTPGIQMVEVTAPATAETYAEVASAVSSFCEYLAPLLHLSKPGISTGVVPTAAAAAASLMSDGGGTNL
- the LOC100500095 gene encoding mediator of RNA polymerase II transcription subunit 18-like isoform X1 — its product is MDLSKVLDCINNTCISCVMQLSIVDMECVVQGIIETQHVEALEILLQGLCGVQRERLRIHEICLKSGPHLGTVASEVRLLCDLEQAEPSWTVKHVGGAMRGAGAEQISVLVRSMVESKTSKNALRMFYTLGYKLDHELLRVGFSFNFHRGAQITVTVSSINKMLKLHATDEAVPVTPGIQMVEVTAPATAETYAEVASAVSSFCEYLAPLLHLSKPGISTGVVPTAAAAAASLMSDGGGTNL